The DNA sequence TTcttccttaaaaataaaaacagcatGGTCAAACTGAATACAGAATTGGCAAAAacctataaaacaaaaaaaacaaatttaccTATCACAAATATTGTATTGACATAATTAACAGCCCAAATTCGATTATGGCTACAAATACCAAATTTCCAGCACCATAGCTTTTCTACATTGAGGTTTTAGCCATTCATTTGGGGACAGTTACAAAAGAACTAGAATGCAATTGCAAAAAGGATTTTCAACAGATAATATAAGGTGCCTGATACACTATTCACTTGAACAATAGCTCCACTCCCATTAAAGTGGAGAGTTCAAGTCAACATCCTAAGGATTTAGTTAGAAgcacacaaataaaaaaatccactcCAAATTGATGATGGTCATTTATATGAATGAGTTTCAAATTTATATTATCAACAATAATTTcggatattttttaagtgattttacTGAGATTGATGATTGCCAATAGAAAACAATCTAGTTCAACTTCAGGAGTTAAAGTGCCAGGAAGCATAAAACTACACTGGTAGTTGTAGTTAAAAAGGATGTGTTAAATAGAGAGACAACAGAAGGTAATGATCTCATATAGGATAGAATTTAAGAAGATAATACATGTGAGTGACCCCACTAAGTCAAAGAGGATCCATAAACTGATCTAGATTTAATTAGGATCGGGGCATTATGGAGTTTAGTTGCGTAATTTTACTTACTGTTGCAGGTTCACACACATCCCATTAGGGGGAATGCATCATTTCCCTTGCTCATCACTAACAATAGCAAAAAATGATCCTCTGAAATCTATTTATGAATGTATCCATCCATAAGTCTGTTCATCCTTTCAAGATTGTTGGTATGTGATTGAAGAAGACATTATGAGGGTATTCCAGGACTTTTACACCAACTGCAAGCTTGAAAAAAGCCTAAATACCATCTTTATAGCCCTCATTCCTAAAAGCGACGGGACAATGGATGCAAAAGATTTCTGCCACAGTAGCCTTGTGAATGGGGTGTACAAGATAATTGCAAAGCCTTTACTAATTTAATTGGTTGAGTAGGATAAACGAGAATATCAtttcaaagcctcaaaatgcatttgtaagaGGTAGACAAATCTTAGACTCTATGCTCATTGCTTATTAGTTCTTGGATAGTAGTAGGCTTTACTTAGGCAAGCTAGGGCTGCTCTACGAATTGAACATAGAGTAAGCCTATCGTCATATTGGGAGTTATCATCATATTGGGAGTTCCTATATTATTTGCTTGGGTGATGCGGTTTTGAGAAGAAATGACAATCCTGGATAACACATTGCATCATTACAATGCACTTTTTGTATTGATGAATGGAACTCTTGTCGACTTCTTCAGTAGCTCTCCAGAGTTGAGAAAGGGTGATCCACTATCGACAttacatttattattttcattggCTTAGCAAAATGTTATGAGCTACTATTGGTGGAGGCATTCTCTCTGCCTATTCTGTGGAGGTCTAGAAATCTCAAGGTGCTTTACATTTCCCATCTCCTCTTTACAGATGATAGCTTGATATTATGTGGGACAAGCCTAGACCACATCCACATTATGAGGGATCTTTTCCTATACTAAAAAGTCATTTCTAGGTTAAAAGTGAATTTGGCTAAGTCAAAGATGGTTCATGTTGGAAATTGGGAACGCTTCTACTTTCTAATATTGATAGTTTGGCCAACATTTCGTATGTACCTCTTTGCCTATAAAACCTCTAGGCCTTCCTTTAGGAACTCCTTTTAGGGCGAAGTCTATTTGAGATGAGTAATTGAGAAGATCAAGAGTCCTCTGCCTGGTTGGAAGAGGATGAAGCTATCAAAAGGTGGACGGATCACCTTGATGAAGAGCACGCTCTTTAACTTGCCAAAGTATTTCCTATCTATGTTTTCCCTTCCCACAAGTGTGATCAATCATATATAGAAGTGCTACTATAGGACTTTTTATGAAGCAAGCCACATGAAGAATTCATATTTCGcctaataaactaatttaaggTGTGCTCCCTAATGCCTAAGGGAGGCTTGCGAGTTAGAAACGTCCTTATAACCATGCCTTCCTAGAAAAGTGGATTTGGCATTACCAGCATGAGAGAGTCTTGTGGAAAGCCATAATGGATTCAAAATATGGTTGTGCTTGCAGTGGAAGGTTTACTAATGAGATACATAGGTTTCATGGGGTGGGGATAGAGGAAAATATCAGTATAGGACAGAGGGtttttttctattcataatAGACTTCAAGTAGGAGATGGCTCTAGATTCCAATTTTGGCATAACTTATGGTATGGTGACAAGGCCTTCAAGGAAGTTTTCCCAGAGATGTATAGTGTTGTAACTGTGCATGAGACTTTAGTAGCTAATCTATTGGAGTTCTCCATTGGCTACTCACAATGAAATGTTATATTTAGCAAAACAACTCGTGATTGAGAGATTAATGCCCACACAAAATTCTTGAATCTCCTAGATTATGTCTAGGTGATACAAATAAGATTCTTGGGGTCCCTTCCAAGAAAGGGAAGTTTGTTATTCGATCATTCTTCTATAAGCTCCTCATACCTCAAGAAAGCAATTCCTTCCCTTGGAGAGTATTTGGCACTATAAGGCGGCAGCTGTTTAGCTAGGAAAACATCTATAGGGAAGATCCTTACCACAAATAGCCTAAGAAAACATCGTATCATAGTAGACTATCTATTACtccattgtgagattgccaaTGCCTTACAGAATGACTTCGTTGGCTGAGTTGGGTTGCCTTGGGCTATGCTGAGAAGGAAAGTAGACCCCTTTGCCAATAGGAGACAACCACAAATTGTACTGGTATGGAAGATGATCTCTATCAATCTAGTGTAATGCTTCTAAAgggaaaagaatgaaagaaactTTGAGAAGCGcttaaaacttttttcttaaGACTTTGTTCCTTTGGACAGCCTCCTAAGAGTTTAATGGTTCAGAgtcttcatgattttcttgtcaaCTTTTCTATTCCTAGTTAGGTGTTCCTCTTGTATTCTTCCTATATACTCAAGTAATGGATTTTGTGTTTATtcttcacttataaaaaaaatcaggtCATCCTTTCAACATGTGTAAATCCGTGAGGTGCACATTTAGTGTTATAACTAAGCTAATGAACTTACAACTCTAACAAAAGGAGCAATGGGAATAAGCAGCGTCCAAGTCTTTTGGAAGTGCCTAATCTCACGAAGAGCCACTGTTCCTGGCTTATAGCGCCGCTTCTTTGCCTGCCTCTGTGTTCCTGAAGCTATAGAACAATCGAATAATCAAATCACCACATATCAATACtgacatgatcatcatcatcatcatcaaacaaGTTGGAAATGTGTAAACAGTTAAATGTAACAAAAACTTACTTCCAGCTGTATTCGGACTTCCACCAGGACGCTTCAacattttaaacaaatttacaTAACCATCAAGAAAGAACGAGGTAAACaatattggaataaaaaaataaatcaacactaaatttgaaatatggAATAAAGAAGTACAGACTAAAACACCCAAAAGCGTcactcaatttttaattttcagttttttcttttttacgtTTCATATTTCATTTGATGGATAACTCATGGGAATGGAAATTTCAGATTGTATTTAATTTCCTATGTTTCCTTTCCTACAAAAAGCAGACAATGAAAAGATATTACCAAGCATAAAGGCTCGGGTTGGTTACTGAGGAAATACAGGTAAAGCAAATTGCGCCAATCAAATTCTTCTCACTATTTATGATCTCagaataacaaaaaaagaaaaccactaAGCTGGGCCTAATGTAACCATTCAGCTCAACTAAAAGAAACGTCTCACTTTCTACAAGATATAAGAAGACAAAAATAAGGTCAATTCCAGCTCCCActcatttttccaaattttctgaCAGGCCGAacggaaaaaaggaaaaatcgaACAtagagagaagatgaagacaGAAGAAAGAGTGTTACCGCACTCCGGGCTGGTGAAGCTGACGATTCCCCTCTAGAACCTGGTATCACAAAGAgcaaaaccacaaaaaaaaaaaaagggaaaaaataatcaaaccctaagaaatatatataaacagaaaacagaaataCATgtatggagagagagatagagaggacctgattttcttgaatttccttTCCTGTTAGCGGGATGTTTGATCCTCGCCATTTGATTGAGAACAAAATGCTTGCAGTGAGCTCAGCAATGTCTCACACACACACTGACACATACGCAAAGACGGGGGGAAACGCAACTAGAGCGGGGAAAGTGATACTTTCAAAACACccaaagaattaaattaaataaataggtACATAAACGACATTTCCCGCTCCACTACGTTTTAATATTGTAATAAGATCTCGAGAACGACGTCGTCAACGtccttaaaaagttaaaaatcttATGAAAACTAGGGTTAATTGAAAATTCAATG is a window from the Juglans regia cultivar Chandler chromosome 7, Walnut 2.0, whole genome shotgun sequence genome containing:
- the LOC108996428 gene encoding histone H3-like centromeric protein HTR12 isoform X2, with protein sequence MARIKHPANRKGNSRKSGSRGESSASPARSARPGGSPNTAGTSGTQRQAKKRRYKPGTVALREIRHFQKTWTLLIPIAPFVRVVKQITFQFSPDVNRWTAEALVALQE
- the LOC108996428 gene encoding histone H3-like centromeric protein HTR12 isoform X1 — encoded protein: MARIKHPANRKGNSRKSGSRGESSASPARSARPGGSPNTAGTSGTQRQAKKRRYKPGTVALREIRHFQKTWTLLIPIAPFVRVVKQITFQFSPDVNRWTAEALVALQEAAEDFLVHLFEDGMLCAIHAKRVTLMKKDFELARRLGGKGRPW